The DNA window GAGCGCCACGTCGAGATGGCGCTGATTTCTTGGGTGGAGTCCGCGCCGGATCGTCGACAAGAGCGGATAGACATCCGCGCGCTGACGCAGCGGGTGCAGCGCGGCAAGGCCTAGCCTGCTTGCCTTCACCGCCTGCCCGGGCGGTAGTCTGTGGGGCATGCGTCTTGTCATAGCTCGTTGCTCTGTCGACTACGTCGGCCGCCTCGCGGCACACCTGCCGTCTGCACTGCGGTTGATCCTGCTCAAGTCTGATGGGTCGGTCTCTGTGCATGCCGACGACCGTGCCTACAAGCCATTGAACTGGATGACGCCGCCGTGCACGGTGAAGGAAGAAGCAGTGCTTGATATCGACGGTGAGGACACCGGCGAGGCGCTCTGGATTGTAGAGAACCCGAAGGGCGAGCAGCTGCGCATCACGATCGAAGAGATCGTAGCGGATTCGACCTACGAGCTCGGCGAGGACCCCGGCCTGGTCAAAGACGGGGTGGAAACCCACCTGCAAGAGCTGCTTGCGGAGCACATCACCACGCTGGGAGAGGGCTACAGCCTTGTTCGCCGCGAGTACCCCACAGCGATCGGCCCGGTCGACCTGCTCGCGCGGGATGCCGACGGTAAGACCGTGGCCGTAGAGATCAAGCGCCGCGGGGGCATCGATGGCGTAGAGCAGCTGACCCGCTACGTGGAGCTTCTGAACCGTGACGAACTGCTCCGGCCGGTGGAGGGAGTATTCGCCGCCCAGGAAATCAAGCCGCAAGCACGCACCCTTGCCGAGGACCGAGGCTTCCGCTGCCTGACCCTGGACTACGACGAGCTGCGCGGCATCGAATCCGACGAGCTGCGCCTATTTTAGAAAGGGGGCTCTCGCGATGCCGAGGAAGAACCGCCGCCAGAACATCACCCCGTCGTATGTGCTCCCGCGCGATGGCTCGACGTTCATTGGCACCCAGGAGGTTGAGGGGCCGAGCTGGAGTAACGGGGAGATCTACCTCGTGCGGCTGATCGGTGCGAGCGCGGCGAACAAGTTCTACGTCTGTCCCCGGTGCAACCAGAATATTCCGCCGGGTGTTGCGCACGTGGTGGCCTGGCCCCGTGATGCAGGAGGCCGTGGCGACGATCGGCGGCATTGGCACAAACACTGCTGGGCGAGGCGCTAGGCTGGGCCCATGATCGCAGCATTTTCAGTCGCACCGACGGTGACGAATAACGCCACCGCAGAGATGTCAGAGGCGGTTTCGCGCGCAGTGCGCGTGGTCCGCGAATCAGGCCTACCGCACGAGACGACGGCCATGTTCACCACGATCGAGGGGGAGTGGGACGAGGTCATGGACGTGATCAAGCGCGCAACGCAGGCGGTCGAGGCCGTTTCGCCGCGGGTATCGTTGGTGATCAAAGCGGATATCCGTCCTGGATACACCGACATGTTGCACCAAAAGGTAGCGTCGCTGGAGAAGCACTTCTCCCAAGAACAATAGAACCTATACAAGGAGTACATAAATGCCGGATTTTGGTCCCGGGGCAGTAGACCTGAACAAGCTGGTCGAGCAGAAGGAAGCACAGCAGCAGCTCAAGGAAGGCGGCTTCGAGCCGTTTATTACCGTCGATGAGAAAGACATCGAGGCGCGTGCGTTCCAGCGCTCGATGCAAGTGCCGGTTGTGCTGATGTTCGGCACGCAGCGCTCGGAGGACTCCGAGACGCTCAAGGAGACGTTCAAGACGCTTGCCGCCAACCAGCGCAAGTTCATGGTCGCCTACGTCGACGCTGACGCGACGCCGCAGGTGGCCCAGATGTTCGGCCTGCGCGCGCTGCCCACCGTCGTCGCGCTAGCGGCCGGGCAGCCGGTGACGAACTTTGAAGGCAACCAGCCCGTAGAGCAGCTCAAGCAGTGGGTGGAAGCCCTGGTCACTAACGTTGGCCCGCAGCTACAGGGCTTAGGCGAGGAACCCGAGGCTGAGGAGGCCACCCCCGAGGATCCGCGCCTGGATGAGGCGACCGCGGCGCTCAACCGCGGCGACTTCGACGCAGCCACCGCCATCTACGACGCGATTCTGACTGAGGAGCCGGACAACCAGCCGGTCAAGCAAGCAAAGGCGGCGGTTGCAGTGCTGCGTCGACTTGACCCGCAGAACCGCACGACTGACCCGATCGCTGAAGCGGAGCAGGCCCCGGATGACGTGGAGAAGCAACTCGCCGCCGCAGACGCAGAGGTCGTCGCGGGGGCACCGGAGAAAGCCTTCGATCGCCTGCTGCGCTACGTGAAGACGGCACCGGAAGCGAAGGAGCGCCTGCTTGAGCTGTTCACGCTGTTTGCGCCCGATGATCCGCGCGTGATCCAGGCGCGTACCAATCTGGCCAGCGCGCTGTTCTAGCCTGGCTGGCGGTTTGGGCGGACCGGTGCGTGTCGACGCCCCGCAATAACTTGGCCCGCCGCGCTCCTCGAGCACGACGGGCCAGGGCTATCCCAGGTTCCTAACCCCGCAGCTTGTACAGCTGCACGCTCATCGCCGGGATGTGCAGGTTGAGGGACTGGTCGAACTGATCCCAGGCGGTGGGCTCGGTGTGTACCTCACCAGCGAGCGGGTTGTCGGCACCGCCGTAGATGCCCGCGTCCGTGTTGATCAGCAGATCCCAGGTACCCGCCTTCGGCGAGCCCAGCCGGTAGTTCGGCTGCGAGGCTCCGGAGAGATTGACCACGGCGAGTACTGCGGAGCCGTCCGCACCCCAGCGGATGTAGGACAGGATGTTGTGCTGCGCGTCGTCACCCTTGATCCACTGGAATCCCATCGGAGTGTTGTCCTGGGAGAACAGTGCCGGGGTGTCGCGGTAGACCAGGTTGAGGTCGCGCACGAGGCGCTGGATGCCGCGGTGGTACTCATGCCCCCAGCTGTCGCCGATGTTGTCCCAGTTAATCGAATGCGCCTCGTCCCACTCCGTGGTCTGGCCCCACTCGCAGCCCATGAACAGGAGCTGCTTGCCAGGGTGGGAGAACATGTAGCCGTAGAGGGCGCGCAGGCCGGCGGCCTTGTTCCAATCGTCTCCAGGCATGCGGGTCCATAGCGAACCCTTGCCGTGGACGACCTCGTCGTGGCTAAACGGCAGGACGTATTTCTCGCTGAACGCGTAGACGAGTGAGAAAGTGATCTCGTTGTGGTGGTAGGAACGGTGCACCGGATCGAGGGAGAAGTACTCGAGGGTGTCGTTCATCCAGCCCATGTTCCACTTCAGGGAGAAGCCCAAGCCATCCGACTCGGTCAGGGCGGTCACGCCTGGCCAGGCGGTGGATTCCTCGGCGACGGTGACCACGCCCGGGTGGGTGCGGTGGACCGTGGCGTTCATCTCCTGGAGGAACTGCACGGCGTCCCAGTGCTCGCGGCCGCCGTACTGGTTTGGCAGCCATTCGCCGGGTTCGCGTGAGTAGTCGAGGTAGAGCATCGAGGCTACTGCGTCGACGCGGAGGCCATCGAGGTGGAACTCCTCGCACCAGTACAACGCGTTGGCCACGAGGAAATTGCGGACCTCGTTGCGCCCGAAGTCGAAGACGTAGGTGCCCCAGTCCTTCTGCTCGCCGCGGCGCCAGTCCGGGTGCTCGTAAAGCGCGGTGCCGTCGAAGCGGGCGAGTGCGAAGTCGTCCTTGGGGAAGTGGGCGGGGACCCAGTCGACGATGACGCCGATGTTGTGGGCGTGCAGCTCGTCGACAAGCGCGCGGAACTCATCCGGGGTGCCCCAGCGCGCGGTCGGCGCGTAGTAGCCGGTGACCTGGTAGCCCCAGGAGCCGCCGAAGGGGTGCTCGGCAACGGGGAGGAACTCCACGTGAGTAAACCCGTTTTCCACCAGATAGGGCACAAGCTCTTCGCGCAGCGTGTTGTAGTCCGCGTCCTGCTTCCAGGAGCCGACGTGGCACTCGTAGACGCTCATTGGCGAATTCGTGGGGTCGATGCCCTGGCGTTTCTGCATCCAGTCGGCGTCGCGCCACTCGTACTCGCTGGGCGCGGCGACCACGGAGACTGTCTCCGGCGGGGCGACGGTGGCCTTGGCCAGCGGGTCAGCCTTGTCCTTACGGCCGCCGTCGGCAGTTTGCACCGCGAACTTGTAGTGCGCCCCATCGGTGATGCCGGGGATGAAGATCTCCCACACGCCGGTGGAGCCGAGCGAGCGCATCGGGTACTGGTTGGGATTCCAGCCGCAGAAGTCGCCCACGACGGCCACGCCGCGCGCGTTTGGAGCCCACACCGCAAACGCGGTGCCGGTGACCTGGCCGAGGTCCGTGGTGTAGGTCTTGACGTTCGCGCCGAGTGCCTCCCAAAGGCGCTCGTGGCGGCCCTCGCCGATGAGGTGGAGGTCGAGGGAGCCGACCGAGGGCAGGAAGTAGTACGGGTCCGCGATGATTTGCGGTTCCGCCTCGGGGTAGGTCACGCGCAGGCGGTAGTCGCTGGCGTGCTCGCCGTCGAGCTCGGCGATCCAGATGTCGTCGCCGGTATCAACCATCTGGATCATGTCGTTGTGGATAAGCAGTTGCACGTCGGTGGCACCGAGCAGGCGGGTGCGCACCACCGTGTTGCCTGCCACCAGGTGGCGGCCGTAAAAGTCGTGCGGCGCGTGGTGCTTGCACTGCAGCAGGCGCGTGCGGTCGTGCTCCGGGATGAGTGCTTCCGGGGAGAGGTTGTGGCCGGTCATAATTGTCTTTCTTCTTGAGTATCCAGGTAGTGCAGCGCGGGGGGTTAGGGCCGGTAGTCGTGGTCAGAGATCTGACGGTAGGCCAATGCTTCTCGACGCTCCGGTGCCACCTCCGGCAGGCGGAAAATGTGCGCCACGTTGTTCTGTGGCGTGAGCCGGACGTAGTTGTGCGTCCCCCAGTCGTA is part of the Corynebacterium imitans genome and encodes:
- the nucS gene encoding endonuclease NucS, with the translated sequence MRLVIARCSVDYVGRLAAHLPSALRLILLKSDGSVSVHADDRAYKPLNWMTPPCTVKEEAVLDIDGEDTGEALWIVENPKGEQLRITIEEIVADSTYELGEDPGLVKDGVETHLQELLAEHITTLGEGYSLVRREYPTAIGPVDLLARDADGKTVAVEIKRRGGIDGVEQLTRYVELLNRDELLRPVEGVFAAQEIKPQARTLAEDRGFRCLTLDYDELRGIESDELRLF
- a CDS encoding MTH1187 family thiamine-binding protein codes for the protein MIAAFSVAPTVTNNATAEMSEAVSRAVRVVRESGLPHETTAMFTTIEGEWDEVMDVIKRATQAVEAVSPRVSLVIKADIRPGYTDMLHQKVASLEKHFSQEQ
- a CDS encoding tetratricopeptide repeat protein; translation: MPDFGPGAVDLNKLVEQKEAQQQLKEGGFEPFITVDEKDIEARAFQRSMQVPVVLMFGTQRSEDSETLKETFKTLAANQRKFMVAYVDADATPQVAQMFGLRALPTVVALAAGQPVTNFEGNQPVEQLKQWVEALVTNVGPQLQGLGEEPEAEEATPEDPRLDEATAALNRGDFDAATAIYDAILTEEPDNQPVKQAKAAVAVLRRLDPQNRTTDPIAEAEQAPDDVEKQLAAADAEVVAGAPEKAFDRLLRYVKTAPEAKERLLELFTLFAPDDPRVIQARTNLASALF
- the glgB gene encoding 1,4-alpha-glucan branching protein GlgB, producing the protein MTGHNLSPEALIPEHDRTRLLQCKHHAPHDFYGRHLVAGNTVVRTRLLGATDVQLLIHNDMIQMVDTGDDIWIAELDGEHASDYRLRVTYPEAEPQIIADPYYFLPSVGSLDLHLIGEGRHERLWEALGANVKTYTTDLGQVTGTAFAVWAPNARGVAVVGDFCGWNPNQYPMRSLGSTGVWEIFIPGITDGAHYKFAVQTADGGRKDKADPLAKATVAPPETVSVVAAPSEYEWRDADWMQKRQGIDPTNSPMSVYECHVGSWKQDADYNTLREELVPYLVENGFTHVEFLPVAEHPFGGSWGYQVTGYYAPTARWGTPDEFRALVDELHAHNIGVIVDWVPAHFPKDDFALARFDGTALYEHPDWRRGEQKDWGTYVFDFGRNEVRNFLVANALYWCEEFHLDGLRVDAVASMLYLDYSREPGEWLPNQYGGREHWDAVQFLQEMNATVHRTHPGVVTVAEESTAWPGVTALTESDGLGFSLKWNMGWMNDTLEYFSLDPVHRSYHHNEITFSLVYAFSEKYVLPFSHDEVVHGKGSLWTRMPGDDWNKAAGLRALYGYMFSHPGKQLLFMGCEWGQTTEWDEAHSINWDNIGDSWGHEYHRGIQRLVRDLNLVYRDTPALFSQDNTPMGFQWIKGDDAQHNILSYIRWGADGSAVLAVVNLSGASQPNYRLGSPKAGTWDLLINTDAGIYGGADNPLAGEVHTEPTAWDQFDQSLNLHIPAMSVQLYKLRG